Proteins co-encoded in one Papaver somniferum cultivar HN1 chromosome 5, ASM357369v1, whole genome shotgun sequence genomic window:
- the LOC113277897 gene encoding BTB/POZ and MATH domain-containing protein 3-like: protein MAKTPELTPDDRPTGAITMYRDAPPTHFSFTIRSFSMLTKTSIESYETNHFEAGGYKWKLCLYPNGNKTKNIKDHISLYLVMVDTNSLNPGWNVKVVFKIFLYDQYQDKYLAMEDSNTRRFHVRKTDWGFDQFIAHKAFNDPANGYLVDDVAVFGAEVFVSKESCKGREEHLSMIKGAVAFKHFWKIENFSKAQTEFLESEAFIAGDHSWKVRLFPKGSGEGKGTHLSLYLVLAEDPAKLQVTRKVYVEFILRVKHISDGRSIQNKVIRWFGPGNSKGWAKFLQLTYMTQQGFLQRDSCNVEAEVTVLGTVD from the exons CTGGAGCTATAACAATGTATAGAGATGCACCACCAACTCACTTCTCATTCACGATTCGGTCATTCTCGATGCTCACAAAAACTTCAATCGAGAGCTACGAAACCAATCATTTTGAAGCTGGTGGTTACAAATG gAAGTTGTGTTTGTATCCAAATGGAAACAAGACTAAAAATATCAAAGATCATATTTCTCTATACTTGGTAATGGTAGATACAAATTCACTAAACCCAGGGTGGAATGTCAAAGTGGTTTTCAAGATATTCTTGTATGATCAATACCAAGACAAGTACTTGGCAATGGAAG ATAGCAACACAAGGAGATTTCATGTAAGGAAGACGGACTGGGGATTCGACCAATTTATAGCTCATAAAGCTTTTAATGATCCTGCCAATGGTTACCTTGTGGACGATGTAGCCGTGTTTGGAGCCGAGGTGTTTGTTTCTAAAGAGAGTTGTAAAGGCAGAGAAGAGCACCTTTCAATGATAAAAGGAGCCGTTGCTTTTAAACATTTCTGGAAGATTGAAAACTTTTCGAAAGCCCAGACCGAATTTTTGGAGTCTGAAGCATTCATTGCCGGGGATCACTCATG GAAAGTCAGGCTCTTTCCTAAAGGAAGTGGAGAGGGCAAAGGAACTCATCTTTCTCTTTACTTAGTTTTGGCTGAGGATCCTGCAAAGTTGCAGGTTACACGAAAAGTATACGTAGAATTCATCTTACGCGTAAAACACATAAGCGACGGAAGATCTATACAGAACAAAG TAATCAGGTGGTTCGGTCCAGGCAATAGTAAAGGTTGGGCAAAGTTTCTGCAACTTACGTACATGACTCAACAAGGATTTCTGCAAAGAGATTCATGCAATGTTGAAGCTGAAGTTACTGTACTTGGAACAGTCGATTAA
- the LOC113282962 gene encoding 40S ribosomal protein S5-like: MAEVAVAQDVAPNLDVKLFNKWTFDDIQVGDISLVDYIGVNASRHATYVPHTAGRYSAKRFRKAQCPIIERLTNSLMMHGRNNGKKLMAVRIIKHAMDIIHLLTDANPIQIIVDAVINSGPREDATRIGSAGVVRRQAVDISPLRRVNQAIYLLTTGARESAFRNVKTIAECLADELINAAKGSSNSYAIKKKDEIERVAKANR, translated from the exons ATGGCGGAAGTAGCTGTTGCTCAAGATGTAGCACCAAACCTTGATGTTAAGCTTTTCAACAAATGGACTTTCGATGATATCCAG gttGGTGACATATCACTTGTAGATTACATTGGAGTAAATGCATCTAGACATGCTACCTATGTTCCTCACACTGCTGGGAGATACTCTGCTAAAAGGTTCCGTAAGGCACAGTGTCCTATTATTGAAAGATTGACAAACTCACTCATGATGCACGGCCGTAACAATGGAAAGAAGCTTATGGCTGTTCGTATCATCAAGCATGCTATGGACATCATTCATCTTCTGACTGATGCTAACCCTATCCAAATCATTGTTGATGCTGTTATCAACAG TGGGCCAAGGGAAGATGCAACAAGGATTGGTTCAGCTGGAGTTGTAAGGCGGCAAGCTGTTGATATTTCCCCATTGAGGAGAGTCAACCAGGCAATATACCTTCTCACCACTGGTGCCAGGGAGAGTGCATTTAGGAATGTCAAGACAATTGCTGAGTGCCTTGCTGACGAGCTTATCAATGCAGCTAAGGGTTCTTCCAACAG CTACGCTATTAAGAAGAAGGATGAGATTGAGCGTGTTGCCAAGGCCAATCGTTAA